One genomic segment of Trichococcus shcherbakoviae includes these proteins:
- the pulA gene encoding type I pullulanase translates to MMEDFQSWLESYDLEKLFSDKRDKETIDKEMFLFVRSNDFDNYFSFDGELGALYENEGTLLRVWTPTAKSVEVWTYTDEFIKKPSQKVAMVQKPKGIFEAYLPGDHHGTIYVYKILFLNNRETITVDPYARATTVNGTKSVITDLTRTNPDGWGGRLPAFGLPEEAIIYELHIRDFSISETSGIIYKGKYLGLTEKNTKNASGISTGLDYLIDLGITHVQILPMFDYATVDEANLTEPQYNWGYDPLNYNVPEGSYSSNPFDPFNRIKELKEMIRTLHANGLRVIMDVVYNHVYDPKDQALERTVPGYFYRYNADGSLANGTGVGNDTASERHMMRKYIIDSIKYWAKEYQLDGFRFDLMGIHDSVTMNKIREALDKVDPSIIIIGEGWEMTTPLPEELKASQRNAQAMPRIAHFNDSMRIVLKGSDFGDETDRGFISGKNYQENLLLRNIKGGMNLSSHSSYVDPEQVVQYVEAHDNLTLYDKLLRSNPNDSEEVRVKRHTLATSIVLLSQGVPFIHGGQEFLRTKEGVANSYQSPDEINQFEWERLTTFQQSVAYVRGLIALRKSEYLFRLHTHEEIDAHFTTLSENFNIVAFALENEEKKYIIVFNANRSDTIFRIEKGKYAILVEDNQVFLERKAEAILMDKILVKAHTTTVLYIGKQQ, encoded by the coding sequence ATGATGGAGGATTTCCAGAGTTGGTTGGAGAGCTATGATTTGGAAAAACTCTTCAGCGATAAAAGGGACAAGGAAACAATCGACAAGGAAATGTTTCTGTTCGTCCGGTCGAATGATTTTGACAACTACTTTTCTTTTGATGGCGAACTGGGAGCGCTATACGAAAATGAAGGCACGCTATTGAGGGTTTGGACACCGACAGCAAAATCCGTGGAAGTTTGGACGTACACAGATGAGTTCATCAAAAAGCCTTCCCAAAAAGTAGCCATGGTACAGAAACCCAAGGGTATTTTTGAAGCTTACCTACCCGGGGATCATCATGGAACCATCTATGTCTATAAAATTCTTTTCCTGAATAACCGTGAAACGATCACAGTTGATCCCTATGCCCGAGCAACGACGGTAAATGGCACAAAATCGGTTATTACGGATTTGACCAGAACGAATCCTGATGGTTGGGGGGGACGGCTGCCTGCCTTCGGACTCCCGGAAGAAGCAATCATCTATGAACTGCACATCCGGGATTTCTCAATATCCGAAACGAGCGGGATAATATACAAAGGGAAATACCTTGGTTTGACAGAAAAAAATACGAAAAACGCCAGTGGGATAAGTACGGGTCTGGATTACTTGATCGATTTGGGCATCACCCATGTCCAGATTTTGCCGATGTTCGATTATGCAACAGTCGATGAGGCGAATCTGACGGAACCGCAATACAATTGGGGCTACGATCCGCTGAACTATAATGTGCCTGAAGGTTCCTATTCCAGCAATCCCTTTGACCCATTCAATAGGATCAAGGAATTGAAGGAAATGATTCGAACCCTGCATGCGAACGGGTTGAGGGTGATAATGGATGTGGTCTATAACCATGTCTACGACCCGAAAGATCAAGCGCTGGAAAGGACAGTACCGGGCTATTTTTACCGCTACAATGCGGACGGATCGCTTGCGAACGGCACAGGTGTGGGCAACGACACGGCTTCAGAAAGACATATGATGCGCAAATACATCATCGATAGCATCAAATATTGGGCAAAAGAATACCAGCTCGATGGTTTCCGCTTCGATCTGATGGGCATACATGACTCAGTCACGATGAACAAGATCCGTGAAGCGCTGGATAAGGTCGATCCATCCATTATCATCATCGGAGAAGGATGGGAAATGACCACGCCGCTCCCCGAGGAATTGAAAGCTTCACAGAGAAATGCGCAAGCAATGCCAAGGATTGCCCATTTTAATGATTCGATGAGGATAGTGCTGAAGGGAAGCGATTTCGGCGATGAAACAGACAGGGGATTCATCAGCGGTAAAAATTATCAGGAAAATCTGCTGCTTCGGAATATAAAAGGCGGCATGAATCTCTCAAGCCACAGCAGTTATGTCGATCCGGAACAAGTCGTCCAGTATGTGGAAGCACACGATAATTTGACGCTCTACGATAAACTGTTGCGTTCCAATCCGAATGACAGCGAGGAGGTGCGCGTCAAAAGGCATACACTTGCAACGAGCATTGTGTTGTTGTCGCAAGGCGTGCCATTCATCCATGGCGGCCAGGAATTTTTGCGCACGAAGGAAGGGGTGGCCAACAGCTACCAGTCCCCCGACGAAATCAATCAGTTTGAATGGGAACGGCTCACGACATTCCAACAATCGGTAGCCTACGTCAGAGGTTTGATTGCGCTGCGCAAGAGCGAGTATCTGTTCCGGTTGCATACCCATGAAGAAATTGACGCCCATTTTACAACGCTCAGCGAAAATTTTAACATCGTAGCCTTTGCTTTGGAGAACGAAGAAAAAAAGTACATCATCGTTTTTAATGCGAACCGAAGCGATACGATCTTCCGAA
- a CDS encoding magnesium transporter CorA family protein: MRAFDLSDKGVYTQTKDWKAADWIHVENPSNEDVEDMVALFGIPKDYILDSLDEYEIPRQEKVQNGAGEDINLLIVLFPKMRSVQEKYTEYHTYPLSIIRVNDTLITVCKETPSFLTHIMNNESFKNEPATTQHHIILYILWELTRSFIRHLREIDGIIEDLQIQIISATHNEYFYKLIALHKSLVYFETSINKNHPLITESIHEAVLGDDVQSQELLRDITDISNQAEVMVTESSKMIDQLSEVFSSVITNNLNNIMKVLTSITIVLTIPTIMAGFWGMNVDLPFENHPWAFGITSLITIVICFLTVYWLKKKDYF; encoded by the coding sequence ATGAGAGCATTCGACTTGTCGGATAAAGGGGTATACACGCAGACGAAGGATTGGAAAGCGGCGGATTGGATTCATGTGGAGAATCCGAGCAACGAAGACGTTGAGGATATGGTAGCTCTTTTCGGCATCCCGAAGGACTATATTTTGGATTCGCTGGACGAATATGAGATTCCTCGGCAAGAGAAAGTTCAGAATGGTGCAGGGGAGGATATTAATCTTCTGATCGTCCTCTTCCCCAAAATGCGATCGGTACAGGAAAAATACACGGAGTACCATACGTATCCCTTGTCGATCATAAGAGTCAATGATACATTGATAACAGTCTGCAAAGAGACGCCTTCTTTTTTGACGCATATCATGAATAATGAGTCTTTCAAAAACGAGCCAGCAACAACCCAGCATCACATCATCTTATACATATTATGGGAATTGACAAGGAGTTTCATTCGTCATCTGAGAGAAATCGATGGCATCATCGAAGACCTGCAGATTCAGATAATCAGTGCAACCCATAACGAATACTTTTATAAGCTGATTGCCTTACACAAGAGCTTGGTTTATTTTGAGACATCCATCAACAAAAATCATCCTTTGATAACAGAGTCCATCCATGAAGCTGTATTAGGGGATGATGTGCAGAGTCAAGAGTTGCTGCGTGATATCACGGATATCTCAAATCAAGCCGAAGTGATGGTCACTGAATCAAGCAAGATGATCGATCAGTTGAGCGAAGTATTTTCTAGCGTGATTACAAATAACTTGAACAATATCATGAAAGTTTTGACTTCTATCACCATCGTCCTGACTATCCCGACCATCATGGCAGGGTTCTGGGGCATGAATGTCGATCTGCCCTTCGAAAATCATCCGTGGGCGTTCGGCATCACCAGTCTGATCACTATCGTCATCTGCTTTTTGACGGTTTACTGGTTGAAAAAGAAAGATTACTTCTGA